A single Callithrix jacchus isolate 240 chromosome 4, calJac240_pri, whole genome shotgun sequence DNA region contains:
- the LOC144582399 gene encoding double homeobox protein A-like, protein MGAAKAYGLHTPEWQPKPYLEQNSFSKKKKSRHWLSLQDSSSVAEDTSSHKMVETNHRRSRTKFTEDQLKILINTFNQKPYLGCATRQKLALEINTEESRIQNWFQNRRARFGFRKRPGSETLESSQSHGQDQSDTDFQSREARRCRAVYGTFQLCTLIEAVTKNPHPGIHYREQLAKEIGVPELRVQIWFQNRRSRFHLQRKRELVFLEPEDQGKISEGLQGAEDTQNGTNFPSDSHPSRARAW, encoded by the coding sequence gagcaaaactccttctcaaaaaaaaaaaagtccagacacTGGCTCAGTCTCCAGGACTCTTCCAGCGTGGCCGAGGACACCTCTTCACACAAGATGGTAGAAACAAATCATAGGCGCAGCCGCACCAAATTCACAGAAGATCAGTTGAAAATCCTCATCAATACCTTCAATCAAAAGCCCTACCTAGGTTGTGCCACCAGACAAAAACTTGCTTTAGAAATCAACACAGAAGAGTCCAGAATCCAGAATTGGTTTCAGAATCGAAGAGCTAGGTTTGGATTCCGGAAAAGACCAGGATCTGAGACTTTAGAATCAAGCCAGAGCCATGGGCAAGACCAATCTGATACGGATTTTCAAAGTAGAGAAGCCAGACGGTGTCGTGCCGTGTACGGCACCTTTCAGTTATGCACTCTCATTGAGGCAGTTACGAAAAACCCACACCCTGGGATTCATTACAGAGAACAGCTTGCTAAGGAAATTGGTGTTCCAGAGTTAAGAGTCCAAATTTGGTTCCAAAATCGAAGATCTAGATTTCATCTCCAGAGAAAAAGGGAACTTGTGTTCTTAGAACCAGAAGACCAGGGCAAGATTTCTGAGGGACTGCAAGGTGCAGAAGATACACAAAATGGCACCAACTTCCCCAGCGACTCTCATCCCTCTAGAGCCAGAGCATGGTGA